A single genomic interval of Selenobaculum gibii harbors:
- a CDS encoding AAA domain-containing protein, with product MNIEKHLILIDDEDKTESISHCAYENGKWQINFGKDKTYFYHYSKVKCFKEPDLRYPTTTDVYYNDQPLSGIEKILVFEQHIRICFASGYKKIYKSQEIRFEESCLNNPNASKRFEYLKQLAEIVSISSDENSSFLSNQYKKISKVNSNSVLAKYLNPTILNSQLNGYLPIFPFGFNLSQKDATEKALANPISVIEGPPGTGKTQTILNIIANAIINEKTVAIVSNNNAATANVLEKLEKYGVDFIAAYLGKNENKKEFFANQAKIYPDMSSWVINEQDYDIIRKSIETSGKQLEDMLKIKNTNAILKQELAALKVEKEYFDKYYNEASKSILAYKSLYKHSSNIVMNLWLEYQLMMETCTDITLIYKLKNLFRYGIISFSFYKNSNEEMIAFFQKLYYDLKEKELNEQIKRLTERLENYQFDVAIKKYSEESMKLFKATLVKRFSKNKERETFTADALWKNIDSFNREYPIILSTTHSLRSCISPDYLFDYVIMDEASQVDIVAGSLALSCARNAVIVGDLKQLPNVVSNSISKESNRIFEKYQLNKAYHYADNSMLSSITGLFNDVPRSLLKEHYRCHPQIIGFCNQKFYNNELIILTEDDGRKNPLVAYKTVKGNHARGNYNQRQIDVILQEVLPYQTDNDPKQTVGVISPYRLQTDKVKESIGTRNIEVDTIHKYQGREKDVVILTTVVNEINSFVDNPNLINVAVSRAVDKLVVIISEGEKKAGSNIGDLVRYIEYNNFEIINSSIYSVFDLLYHDYSDRLLALMKKKKNVSHYESENLMYIVIEKVLNLPEFNYLDCVLHQPLKMLIRNSEKLDPSEYSFTMNVLTHTDFLIFNKSDKSPVLAVEVDGYEFHANNPKQLERDKLKDTILKKYDIPILRIKTNESGEEAKLYDKLIQSLKAKEQSLDS from the coding sequence TTGAATATTGAAAAACACCTTATTCTTATAGACGATGAGGATAAGACTGAATCTATAAGTCATTGTGCCTATGAAAATGGCAAATGGCAAATTAATTTTGGGAAAGATAAGACATATTTCTACCATTATTCTAAGGTTAAATGCTTTAAGGAACCTGATTTACGTTATCCAACTACAACAGATGTATATTATAATGATCAACCTTTATCTGGAATTGAAAAAATATTGGTTTTTGAGCAACATATACGAATTTGTTTTGCAAGTGGATATAAAAAAATCTATAAGAGCCAAGAAATACGCTTTGAAGAAAGCTGTCTTAATAATCCAAATGCTTCTAAGCGTTTTGAATATCTAAAACAATTAGCGGAGATTGTTAGCATTAGTAGCGATGAGAATTCTAGTTTTCTAAGTAATCAATATAAAAAAATATCGAAGGTAAATTCTAATAGCGTTTTGGCAAAATATTTAAATCCCACTATACTGAATAGCCAATTGAATGGATATCTACCAATATTTCCATTTGGTTTTAATTTAAGTCAAAAAGATGCTACTGAAAAAGCATTAGCGAACCCAATTAGTGTCATTGAAGGTCCTCCTGGTACGGGAAAAACGCAAACCATTCTTAATATTATTGCAAATGCAATTATTAATGAAAAAACAGTAGCTATTGTTTCTAATAATAATGCGGCTACGGCAAATGTTTTAGAAAAATTAGAAAAGTACGGTGTAGATTTTATTGCAGCTTATCTGGGGAAAAATGAAAACAAAAAAGAATTTTTTGCTAACCAAGCTAAGATATATCCGGATATGTCTAGTTGGGTGATAAATGAGCAAGATTATGATATTATACGAAAAAGTATCGAGACGAGTGGAAAACAATTAGAAGATATGCTCAAAATAAAAAATACAAATGCGATTTTAAAACAAGAATTAGCAGCATTAAAGGTAGAAAAAGAATATTTTGATAAATATTATAATGAAGCAAGCAAGAGTATTTTAGCCTACAAGTCTTTGTATAAGCATAGCTCAAATATTGTTATGAATTTATGGCTAGAATATCAGTTGATGATGGAAACATGCACTGATATCACATTAATCTACAAGCTCAAAAATCTATTCCGGTATGGAATTATTAGTTTTTCTTTTTATAAAAATTCAAACGAAGAAATGATTGCGTTTTTTCAAAAGTTATATTATGATCTCAAAGAAAAAGAGTTAAATGAACAAATTAAGCGATTGACAGAGCGACTTGAGAATTACCAATTTGATGTAGCTATAAAAAAATATAGCGAAGAGTCAATGAAGTTATTCAAAGCTACCCTTGTTAAAAGATTCTCGAAAAATAAAGAAAGAGAAACTTTTACAGCAGATGCATTATGGAAAAACATTGATTCATTTAATAGGGAATATCCAATTATTTTAAGTACGACACATTCTTTGAGGAGTTGTATCAGTCCAGACTACTTATTTGACTATGTAATTATGGATGAGGCTTCACAGGTTGATATTGTTGCTGGATCATTAGCTTTATCTTGCGCTAGGAATGCTGTTATTGTGGGTGATCTAAAGCAATTGCCTAATGTGGTTTCAAATAGCATTTCTAAAGAGTCTAATCGGATATTTGAAAAGTATCAGTTAAATAAAGCATATCATTATGCAGATAACAGCATGCTTTCATCAATTACAGGATTGTTTAATGATGTTCCTAGGTCGTTGCTAAAAGAACATTATCGATGTCATCCGCAAATTATTGGTTTTTGTAATCAGAAGTTTTACAATAATGAATTGATTATACTTACAGAAGATGATGGCCGTAAAAATCCATTAGTAGCATATAAGACGGTGAAAGGCAATCATGCGCGGGGGAACTATAACCAGCGTCAAATTGACGTTATATTACAAGAAGTACTTCCGTATCAAACTGATAACGATCCAAAACAAACTGTTGGGGTTATTTCTCCTTATCGACTTCAAACAGATAAAGTAAAAGAATCTATAGGAACACGAAATATTGAAGTTGATACCATTCATAAGTACCAAGGTCGGGAAAAAGATGTTGTTATTCTCACGACAGTTGTAAATGAAATAAATAGTTTTGTAGATAATCCTAATTTAATCAATGTGGCTGTTTCTCGTGCGGTGGACAAGTTAGTCGTTATTATTTCAGAAGGTGAAAAGAAAGCTGGCTCTAACATTGGTGATTTAGTAAGATACATTGAGTATAATAACTTTGAAATTATTAATAGCAGCATTTATTCAGTATTTGATTTGCTATATCATGATTATTCTGATCGTTTACTTGCACTTATGAAAAAGAAAAAGAATGTATCGCATTATGAATCAGAGAACCTAATGTATATCGTAATTGAAAAGGTTCTAAACTTGCCAGAATTTAATTACCTTGATTGCGTATTGCATCAGCCATTAAAAATGCTCATTCGCAATTCAGAAAAACTAGATCCGAGTGAATATAGCTTTACTATGAATGTATTAACTCATACGGATTTTCTCATTTTTAATAAGTCAGATAAATCACCAGTACTTGCAGTTGAAGTAGATGGTTATGAGTTTCATGCTAATAATCCTAAACAACTGGAACGGGATAAATTGAAAGATACTATTTTAAAGAAATATGATATCCCTATTTTAAGAATTAAAACTAATGAAAGCGGAGAAGAAGCAAAATTGTATGATAAACTTATTCAAAGTTTAAAGGCAAAAGAGCAAAGTTTAGATAGCTAA